From the genome of Phlebotomus papatasi isolate M1 chromosome 2, Ppap_2.1, whole genome shotgun sequence:
tcatttactattcgaagattacatacataattttaattaatttatttgcatggctgAAATTACACtcagtggccgaaattagaaactgtccgaaatttggcacacttcccctaagtacctattttttttttttaaatttcaattgcttttgtgatttatgaattaatttgatctctagtagatcagtaatagcaaaaaatcatgcaaaaaaactaattcacggtgagctctatctcatgagttcgagcattctgcaaagctgggacgctttgccatctccttTTTCTTTTGTATAACAGCTAATATaacataaaaatattctaatataACTGCTACAGaggctgtgatttttttcaaatcggTAAAACAATAGGTGATaaacaaattcaataaattagggtaagtgtgccaaatttcggcatagttgcatgcaagcgccaaagtctcaagtttgaaatgtaatatttttaatagaaattgatttttttattacttcttttcaaggagtgttgcttagaaccttgttgacagtttgtcgtctttatttactccaaaatcattcttaatacattttaaaatgaataaaaatgtagacatagctttggtgccctatttcggccaccttcattctcatagtttcttgcccttcgggaattcttccaatatctttttcacgtcatctcatttgtcgaagctacattttttgttattcttttgcattgtataatctctgctataaaaaggtggccgaaattgcaagctggccggaatttggcacacttaccctataattgATAGAAGCGACGAAATTTGTCTTGAATAAAtgaatttctattttatattACCGGTATAGTAATTATGTCATTTCGTAGTAttctgttttaaaatttaaaaaggaaatcagtttgagaaaaagatattaaaatgaTGAGAAATGGCgcataaaaatattaatcgTACAACCTTGACATTTTACTAATATTCCATGTTGTTTACATGAGTTTTAGTGTCTCAATTGCAGCTGCAATTCGTTTAATCTCAATTTCCGATTGTGTCAGCTTTTCTTCATTATTAGCTCTCACTTCCTCCGGTACCTTGGACTCATAATCCGCAGAAGAGATCAATTGATTCAATTTGCTTACAGTACCATTCAATTGATCCATCTTCTTCTCCAGTTTCGTAATTTCCTTGTCCACTTCGATGAGTCCCTTGAGGAGCAAATGAACCTCACATTGGGCTGTAATTGTGAGTATAGCACAGCCTGATGGTGGTGTCTCTTCAAAAACAGCTTTAGAGCAGTAAGCCAGTGTACAGAGATCATTTGAGAATTTTTTGAGTATGTCCTGAGTCCCTTGGTCAGAACACACAATGAAAATCTCCGTTTTCGTTTTATTAGGTAAATTATAGTCACTCCTGGCACTTCTAATAATCTTTGCTGTCTTATTCATAAGCTCAAATTCCTTTTCAATCACCTCATTCTTCCATGGTGAATCCTGCACTTCCGGATAGGGAGCTACGCAAATGCTGGGAACTTTGCTGTCTGCCCGTGGCAGACGCTGAAACAGTTCTTCAGAGATGAATGGCATAAAGGGTGAAATGAGTTTCAAGCCGTACTCTAAGCAAGTATAGAGTGTCTTCTGTGCATTGTGCTTGGCCATCTCTGTGCCAGATGCAAAGATGGGCTTTACACTTTCCAAATAAATGTCACAGAGTTCATAGAGCCAGAAATTGTAGCAGGCGTTGGTTGCAGCTGCAAATTCATATGATTCAAAACTATTATTGCAGGAATCAATAGTGGTAGCCAGTCGGGACAAAATCCACAGATCCATGTTGCCCTCTTCTCCAGTTAACTTCTGGATAGGTTCAAAGACTGCCTCATTGAGATAGGTTAGAGCAAATCGAGCTGCATTCCACAATTTATTGCAGAAAAATCTGTAACCTTGCACACGAAGAATATCTAAATTTATATCCCTGCCCTGAGTCATGTACGAGCATAGGGCAAATCTCATTGCATCTGTTCCACATTCGGGAATCCCATTGGGGTAATCTCTCTTTTGACCAGCTATCGCCTTTTCAATCTCCTTGGGATCTAAATTGGAGTCATAGAGTTGCTTATGGAGATCTTCAAGTGCAATACCCGTAATTACATCCATTGGATCAATAACATTTCCCAGAGATTTGGACATTTTCCTCCCATGAGCATCTCTGACAATGGGATGCAGAAATACTTCGCGGAATGGCAGTTTCCCAAGGAGACTCTGCCCAAAGAAGACCATTCGGGCTAcccaaaagaataaaatatcaTGTCCAGTTTCGAGTAGAGATGTTGGATAAAAAGTCTCCAGATCCAGCGTTTTATCTGGCCAGCCAAAGACAGAGAATGGAAAGAGACCTGAACTGAACCATGTATCTAAAACATCCTGATCCTGGGCTAATGTAAAATCTTGCAATGGAATGTTATATTTCTCCTGGACACGCTGTTTGGCTTCTTCTTCTGTCCTCCCAACAATCCAAATTTCTTCTTCCGGCAGATTTTCCGGTGGATTTGTAAACGTGACACGATACGCTGGAATCCGATGTCCCCACCACAATTGCCTGGAAATACACCAATCCCTGATGCCTTCCATCCAGTAGAACCATGTCTTTGTATGGGATTCTGGGATGATCTTCAATTCTCCAGATCTCACAGCTTCCTTCGCCTTCTCAGCCATCTCATCGCACTTGACATACCACTGTGGCTTGATCATGGGTTCAACAATGTCTTTTGATCGACTACACATAGGCACAACCATTGGATGATTCTCGGTATTACGATACAATCCCATCTCCTTCAAACGTTCCAGGACTTTTACACGGCACACAAATCTCTTCATGCCCGTAAATTCCCACGACGAATCCCCAACAATAATTCCGTCATCGTTGAAAATGGTGATAAATGGAAGATTGTGTCTCTTGCCCACTTCGTAGTCATTAGGATCATGAGCTGGAGTGATTTTAACGGCTCCAGTTCCAA
Proteins encoded in this window:
- the LOC129801814 gene encoding valine--tRNA ligase, with product MSAQVENSANVESNAEEPQKSAKQLEKEAKKAAKLQKLQQKLEKKSTAPVQTKEKPEKKVKETKEAAVYEGKTAPGEKKDLSGSFPDAYSPKYVEAAWYSWWEKEGFFKPEYGRSLEEPNPKGTFSIVIPPPNVTGSLHLGHALTNAIEDAITRWYRMKGRTTLWVPGCDHAGIATQVVVEKKLWREQQLTRHDIGREAFIEKIWAWRNEKGDRIYDQLKRLGSSPDWSRVAFTMDPKLCKAVVEAFVRLYDKGYIYRSNRLVNWSCTLRSAISDIEVDKIELPGRTFLTIPGYEKPVEFGVLVSFAYKVDEEDEEIVVATTRIETMLGDTAVAIHPQDPRYKKLHGKFVKHPFSGRRLPIVCDEFVDMNFGTGAVKITPAHDPNDYEVGKRHNLPFITIFNDDGIIVGDSSWEFTGMKRFVCRVKVLERLKEMGLYRNTENHPMVVPMCSRSKDIVEPMIKPQWYVKCDEMAEKAKEAVRSGELKIIPESHTKTWFYWMEGIRDWCISRQLWWGHRIPAYRVTFTNPPENLPEEEIWIVGRTEEEAKQRVQEKYNIPLQDFTLAQDQDVLDTWFSSGLFPFSVFGWPDKTLDLETFYPTSLLETGHDILFFWVARMVFFGQSLLGKLPFREVFLHPIVRDAHGRKMSKSLGNVIDPMDVITGIALEDLHKQLYDSNLDPKEIEKAIAGQKRDYPNGIPECGTDAMRFALCSYMTQGRDINLDILRVQGYRFFCNKLWNAARFALTYLNEAVFEPIQKLTGEEGNMDLWILSRLATTIDSCNNSFESYEFAAATNACYNFWLYELCDIYLESVKPIFASGTEMAKHNAQKTLYTCLEYGLKLISPFMPFISEELFQRLPRADSKVPSICVAPYPEVQDSPWKNEVIEKEFELMNKTAKIIRSARSDYNLPNKTKTEIFIVCSDQGTQDILKKFSNDLCTLAYCSKAVFEETPPSGCAILTITAQCEVHLLLKGLIEVDKEITKLEKKMDQLNGTVSKLNQLISSADYESKVPEEVRANNEEKLTQSEIEIKRIAAAIETLKLM